TTAGTCTCATCTTCTCCTCCCACTCCTCGAGGCCGTGCTTCGGCCGGTTGAGGTTCCGGTGCTGGTAGAAAACTAGAGATATCCGCGTCGGATTCATCCGGTTGGGCGTCCGGACGGACGTCGTCGAGTGCATCTCGTGCTTGGCGCACTCGAAGAGCACGCTGCCGTGGCCGAGGGCGATGGCGACGCCGCCCATCTGGCCGTCCTTGAAGCATTCGAGGTTGTCGGTGACCTCGGTGACCTCCCCTATGGGCTCCGCCTTCGGCGGCTCGGGCGGGTAGGGGATGGAGAAGGGCGGCGGGTACAGGCACCAGTTCGGCGACGACTGGCACCAGTTCGGACTCGGATTTTGATAAAAATTTGGCGCAAAATTAGGATTATATTGATACCCGTACGAGTTGTAGCAGTGGGGATTTCTTAGCAGCTCCTCCCTCTTGTACTTCTCGGCGTTGTAGTACGCCAAGCTGTTGTAGTCGTTGTACGTGTTCTCGTACGGATTGAAATGTCCGTACGGATTTGTCGGGAAGCTGTAAGCGTTGGCCACCTGGGGGTAGTTTCCGTAGCCCTGAATCGGAGCTTGATTTCCGTAGGTTTGCTGATTGACAGCTTGGAAGTTGCTACCGGAAAACTCGGCCGGTTTGTTGGCCGCGGTCATATTCTGGTTATCGTCGTGGCTGATAGTGTAGTTGGCTTGAGACGTGGCAGTTTGTGGAGCAGTGTTGTTCGGTGACCTATTGTCGTATGGACTTCTGTGTTCGTATCCTTGGGCTAGTGGCGTTCTGTCGGAAGGCGGATACGGTTTCAAGAATGTGGTGTTCTCCATGCCTTCGACTGGATTGACGTGCTGTGACCGCGACGGAGGCCGCGCCTTTGGAATCCTGAACAAGGAGTTTTCGTTTTCTGGTGTCGTAGGTTCCTTGGTTTTAGAAGGATCCCAATTCTTGGATTCTGGTGATTTCCACACACTCTTTCGCGATTCTAAGGAAGCATTTAATTCAGTATTATTATTTGGAGATTTTAACTCAGGAACTTGAGAAGGAGCCGGCGAGGCCGGGGTGCTCTGCGATTTCTGCGAAATCTCAGTCAGTCTCGCGGAGCTTGGCATATCGAAGTCTGGAAGTTTCTGCGCTAGATCAGCTATGAGAGAGTTTTTATCCGTTTCCGCCGGATTCTTTTGGGACAACGTGTCGGAATTTGTTTCGCTTCTATTGGAGTCCGGACTGTAGTTGTTCGGCGGAACGTTGAGATGCGCCGTCGTGGAATCGGGGTCCTCCTTGACGACGTTGCTGAACATTTCGGCGCCGGCGAAATCCGGCCACTGGTTCTGTGAGGGGTTCATCTGATCGCCATTCGGAGGGTTCGGGAACTGGTCCCTCTTCTGCAGACCGGAAGCGAAACCGGGAAGCTCGTCGGGATTAGGGTTTTGGCAGTTTTCGACCGGGGGAGGATTGTTGACATGGTTCGGGTACATCGCGTTCTGGTGGTGCAGATTGTAGTTCTGCTCGTAGGAGTTGTACGGCGAGTCCAGAACCGTGCTGGATATCTGGTTGCTCTGCAGCTGGGCGTCGGTGAAGTTGTCTATCATGGAGGCCATGTCGAGCAGGGCGGGGTTGCTCAGGTTGGGGTTCATGAGGCCGGGAGAGTTGTGCATGGGGTTGAAGGCGGAGTTGAAGGAGTTGTTGGTGAAGGGCGAGGGGCTGGAGTGTGTGAGCGCGGGGGTGGAGGCGCGGGGGGAGGCGCTGTGCTGGCTGCGCGGGCTGGCGTCGGGCGGCTGCGGGGTGCGCGGCGCGGTCGGTAAGATGGGTTTCTTCTGGCCGTTGGGGCTCGGCTGGCTGCCGTTAGTGTTGTTGGCGTCGGTCGCTTCTTCGTCCTTTCGCTTCTTTCCGTGCCTTCGGCAGGGTTGTAGTGGAACTGAGCGCACGCGTACCTCCATAGGATATCTGTAAGCGATGAGAAAAATTTAGTTGGTATTTCGTTAACTGTGTCCTTAATTGCGAAATTGGCTACGATCTGATATGCAAATCCTTAGAGCAAGACATTATAAAAATAAGGGTATTGTTAAATTGAGTGGAACGTGACAGAAGTATCCACTATAGCTGCCGGAATACAGTCGTGACGTAGGTATTACTAAGTATTAAAACCGTTCAAAGAGATACGCTTGAaactagggtttctggtttctcgacctttttaatttctcgaggcacgggaattctcgaccaagatttctcgagtttctcgagtatctcgagaaattttgaaagctccaaaaacaccatgttatttatttattttttgctttttttcaaatcagactcgtaggaatcgtaggtgagatcaataatcaaacatatggtgCATTTTTAGTTACCATATATTGCACTCAATAATCAAAAGTACAACAACAAaactatagtgtatttctttaggtattcaacaaaatataaacaaaccacaatatggtattttattaggcagcaatattcaagtcaataaatttaactcgatgtgacaaaacttacagaagttttactatttactattaattactcgtaattactcaacgtaacaataaagctgctaaaattgtaatatttttctaATAGGAATATAccgggatgatttgatttatcaatagtaatttagttttgtaatatttgctattacacttattacatggttctataattcgttacaatattttttaaagcgttttttcaataaaaagacactacttgaatgtcatgaatcatgatagttcaaaagtttcaaaacatgaaaatcggttaaaactagaacgataggggacggatcaaggtagttttttatttggttggtaataaatgtattaagtaagtaggtaagtaggttcctacctgaaaatgtaaataaaaacattgttcatatttatttaactacctaaacatttatttaggtagttaaataacataacattatagacacatcatgttatacgcgtgttttctttttacttatcacaaatCACAAGacatttatttctcgagttctcgaggcattgaatatttttttcccgtctcgacttaggacaaatttctcgagatttctcgcctcgggaattctcgagcagaaaccctacttgaaacttattttgtaaaGATTCTGGCTACAAAGCCAAGCAAAGTAACATGATAATACATCACCACTCACTTATCCAACACCTCGAGCGCGCCGCTCTTGATTTTCTCCTCCTGCGCGTCCCGCGACCCAAACTCGTCGGTCGTATCCAGCACGTATAGAGGCAGCACGTGTAGTTGTTCGTCGTTGGGCTTGGACAACGAGCGGTGGCGCGCGAGCGTGACGACGGCCGTGCAGCCGTTGTTCATGTTGTGCAGGTCGCGGTGGGCGTGCGCGCAGAAGTCAATGCATGCTGTTACGCCTGGAAAAGTGGGGGTGGGTAATTAAACTATTTCTGTCAAGAGTACTCAGAAAGAGAGTGCTTAAGTTAAACTCCGATAGTAATTCTTCTGTCTGGGAAAGCGGTTCTTCGGCTTCGACTAGTGACGTTTACTAATAATATTTAACTTTTCGAATACGGATGGTATTCGAAATAGTTTAATGGTGGTCTTATAAAACATGATATCTCTAATTTTAATAGAACGGTATACTTTCACTATACACTTAAATATCTTAATTTAGTAGGGGCCACGCGAAATCATATTGCCAAATAAATAGGCGAAAATATGACCTAACGTGGGTGCACGAAATAGCTCATGTGTCACCAAAAGTCGCCAAAAATATTTCGGTCATAAATACTTACCAGAAAACGGCCGTCCTGGCTTAAACCCCAGCCTACAATCCGAGGCCTCCTTCTCAAACTGGCACTGGTTTTCAAAGCTCTTCGGGGCCAAGTTCATGTACAGAGGGCTCAACAGTGTCGCTAGTACGTGCATTCGCTCCTCTATCTCGGACTCCTCGGTTTTGACGGAGAGTCGGAATTTGCGGACGGTTTTGGAGCGCGCGTATTTGCAGCCATTGTAGTACATCGACCAGGAGCAGCCGAAGCTGTAGGAAGCGCCGCAGGATTCTGGGTCCAGTCCTGGAATTAAGACaaataattattagtttatcggAGAAATTACTTCAATAGTTGAAAAAGGGGATGGACTATTGAAGTATTTAGTATACAGCTCTGAAAGATTGAAAAAGGGGATGGATCTTTCAGAGCTGTATACTAAATACCTAAGCAGTGATTACCAGCGACATCTAGCGACGCATTTCTctttacttacatatttgtttacgAGCATATAGTTTatattacatacatttttttaagattatttacCTTGACAAGCACATGTTCTGTTTTCATTAGTAGCACATCGCCGGGTGGTGGGCAAGCCGTAGCGGTTGAGTTTGTGCGACAACAGCGTGTAGTCCAAGTCGGCCTCGGATTGTGGGATGCCCTCCCACGCCACCAGACACACCACGATCCATGTAGTCGGGCACTTGTGCCCAGCGCGGCATTTCACCACCACGAGAACTTTCTCTGTGTAGCTTGAGCGACGAATCACCTGTGAAGTTGTTTTGATTAAACGATGTTGATAGAAACGAAGAGAGTAGCGTCATCTGTTGTTGAGTAGAGGTaatgtttcgtttttttttgttggaatttagtggcgccatctattatTGTACAGCCAAAGTTATGTACGATGGCGTTTTTAATAtgtgcaaaaataaaaataattaagtaattcTAAAACATATTATTCAATGACATCGGGTCTCATTCGTAATTACGTTAAATGATATGCAATACAAAAAAAGTCCCCctgttaatattttattgtggTAACAATTGTTGCCAAAGTTACCTTAGGTCGGTATTTAGTGACAATAGcaagataaaataattaattaaaaagtcGTTGGGATCCATACACTCACCCACTTGGCCATGGGGCAGCCCTGGGCCGACTTCCCTTCCTTGCCGGTGTAGCAAACTTTCTCGATGCGCAACTCTTTGCCTGACAAGCCTGTGCGACCTTCGAGCTCCTTGCGAAGCTCTGCTAGGGTTGCTGCTGCTCCTGAAatttataattagtttttatgtAGAGAAGTATATTAACATAAATCAATTCGTAAGAGCGGAATAATTAGATGTTCAGTTTAACTAATTCCGTACGttgttaattaaaaacaaaaagtaattatatttCATTTGAGAACATTAACTTCTTATGAAAGTCAGTTaataatcaataaaaaacagaataaaaacaaattgagATGAGACaatgaattaataaaaaaatgttttacctaAATGAGTGTAATAGCTGCCAGGTTCAGGAGGATTCTTGTCAGCAGAAAAACAATTGCAGTCAGGCACCTCCGTCCTCGAATTGTTTCTTAGCCGTTCCAGATTCTCCAAGTATTCCTTCGAGTAGTTAAACTGGTTCTCTTTAGCTTTACTTATATCTGGGTTGGGGGTTGGTGGCTTTTTGGGGTCTTTTTCCTCAGGGTCGTCTTCTAGAATTTCGTCCTTGGTTTGAAGGCCTGGACAGGCGCCATCTCGCAAATGTTCTGGAGGAGGCTTCTTGGTAGACCCTTGTCGGCAGCAAGAGTAGCCTATCTCGTTGTTAATGGACACTGGACCACCATCCCCGGGGTACATATAAGGCTCATGGCTTTTAGGAACATTGTAACTTAAGTTCTTGTAAATCTTATGACCTGGAGGAGAATGTTCCGATTTTATTTGCTCTATATAGTAAGGCGGTTTTGGTTCTGATGCTCTCTCAATGTTAACTCGGTTCTCGAATTCCTTAGCTTGTTTTTGTTGCTCGATATAATTCCGATTGTACTTCTGAAATCCCATGTTTTTCTGTAATCGTGGATACACTTCAGCCTCTTGTCTTCTCTCGTACGGGTAATTCTGAAAATTCTGGTAATTTTGCGCCTTTTGACCAAAATTTTCTTGCTTTATAGTAGAAATAGGTGGCAGCACTGTACTCTGCGAGCGTGCTATACCGTTTGGGTATTCCCGGTAAGGGTTGCTCATTTCCTTGCTTTTGCAATAATTTGGGTTTACGTTATGCGGAAGCCTAGACTGATCCTTCAGTCTGTCGTCTTTAGGGTATTGATATGAATCTGGCGTTTCTAGTTTAGGTATTAGCGGTGCCGAGGGATGTCTAAATTTAGCGTCGTACTCTCTTTGATCGTAGTTCCTCGTTTGTGCGTTGGTGTCGCGCGCCGGCGCGCAGTTCTGCTGATTCATTTCCGATACTGGCCCTATAACCATTTTCGACTGGAAATCTTTACTATCCGTTTGATTGTAACTTAAACTATCACTACCATACATTTCTGCATATTTCTGCGCTTCATACGGTGCAGATGGATAACCGTACTGCTCTCGCACGTCCGCGTAGGACGGCAGCTTCTGAGTCTTCGCGTTCTTAGCGTGTTTATCGTAACCTCTCGGCACTTCCGTGCCCCCCTCCCATACGTGGTGGCCACCACCTCCGAACTCGCTCGCGCCGTAGGCGTGAGCGTTCTGTGAATAATTACCAGCGGCAGGATACTGCTCGCCTAAGCGGTAATTATCTCGGAGATGGTGGCTATACGATAAAAAATGACCGGTGGTATTTCTGTCATCGTTAACGGCGACGGCGCCGCCTTTTCTCTCGTCGAGAGGTCTGGGTGGTCCCTCTCCGGGGTCGCCTTTGTCGGGCGGCGTCCCCGAACCGTCGCGTGCGTGACTCTGCTTATTGAGAATCATGGTCTTCAGTCGAGAGTTGAGGTTGACACGGTCTGATTGCGAGAATAGCTGCTGCTCGGCGTCTTCGCGCTGCTGTTGCATATGTTGGTTCTGATGGTTTTGCATTTGCTGTTGGTTTTGTATATGCTGTTGATTCTGAATCTGTTGCTGCTGATTCTGAAGTTGTTGTTGATTCTGAATCTGCTGCTGGTTTTGTATGACTTGATTTTGCATTTGTTGGTTTTGTAACTGTTGATTCTGCATTTGTTGATTTTGCAGTTGTTGGTTTTGCATCTGTTGGTTTATTCTTTGGTTGTGCTGCCACTGGCGCTGTTGCCAGTCTTGTTGCTGTTGTtgttgctgctgctgctgctgttgttgttgttgttgctgctgctgctgctgctgttgttgttgttgctgctGCTGTTGTTGGCTCTGTCCGTTCTCCCTGTACTGGTGTCCGCCATTATAGCCGCCCGGGTACCCGCTACAATCGAGTGAAGCTCGCGGACCGCTGCTCCCCTGCAGGTACCCAGGCTCGGCGTTTCCCGAATGCTGTCCATTCGGGGTGTTCTCTTGCCTCTCCGTGTCGTTGCTGGATTCTCCGGTGCCGTTTTCACCGTTGTACTCCTCCGAGTGTTCTTGATAGTCGGTGCGCTCGTAGGTTTGTTGGCTGACGCTGTAGACGGGCGCGGAGGTAGTCGGGACAGCGCTTTGGTATGAGGCGGCGGAGGCGGGTCGGGAGTCATTGCCGCCGGTGACTCCTGGAGTAGCCGCTTGTTGGGCGTACTGTTGTTGGTACTCCGGGTAGTGCGGCGCTCGGGGCGAGGGCACGGGGGTGTACGCCCGCGTGGACGGCGGTCGCTGAGCCGGCACGGCCTGGACGCCCGCCTGGTAGTATGTGTTGTTGGTCACGTCGAAGGTGGTGGCGACGTTCTGAACGGTGTAAGTGGCATTGGCTTGGTAGTGCGGCGACGTGGCGTACGCTGTGTGGTTGCCCTGGTAGTCGAGGGTGGTCTGTCCTGTTTGTGTTGGAAGCTGTTGGATGAACTGGTTCTGCCAACCTGGAGAGATATGAGTATTATAAGTTAGCTACAACGCATTATGATACGTAATAGAATTAAATAGTAAAGCACATCTATGCATGAATATGAAATGTAAACTTTGCGACCTTTTCAAAGGGCTTATGTACACTCAAGCGCAAACAAATGTATGTTATTTATATGAATGCGAGTGTAAGTTTAAAGTACAATTACCTTGTGACGGGTCGGTTTGCCAGGTCGTAGGGAACCTGTTGGGATCGCCGGCGTAGAAAGGCATTGGGGCCTGTGAACAAACAATGCTCAATGACTATTGCGAATTCTTAAACAAATACATTACATGTTTCGAAATATCCGTTACAAGTACGTAAATATTAAAAGCACTAACAGCTGTCTCTTATATTATACTAGtaggtatgatttttttttacatttgcgGTGTTAACTCGTCAAAATAGATCTAAGTACCTACACGGCATCGGCACTGGACCGGcgaagtttaaaaaaaagcgATACCGAATAAGCGACTGTCTAAAACGTTTTTTCATTAATCTGCTGTTTTACTTCGGTTTACGGGTGTAAGATAAAGGAACTTGCGTCCTATTGTTAAATATAGAGAACGTAAGAAAAGTAAGTAAGACTCAAGTTCTCTAATTTCTGTACTAAGCTGGGCCAACTAATTCGCACACATTTCCTTCACTGCGCTAAATGGTGTTGAAACACCTGGTACCTTTTTAAGTGCAAATATTACATTAGTTTCTGCGAAAACAGTATAgaatttaagtaagtaagtatgtggTTTTGTGTGACGAGTCGTTTTGTCTAGTTATTTTTAGATTATGTCGTAACCGGGGAGACCCGCAACACTGAGGCGTCCTACTTTACTTGATGGTGAAACAAAACGTTCTAATTTCCACAAAATTTCAAACTAAACAATTTGAGCAAAGTTGTGAATTCCCAAAATAATTAGAGTTTAGAGAGATATATCCGTGAAAATTATGGTTCCTTATAATTGAAAAATATGTATTCGTTTTTATTTATTGCGTCTTTCAAGTTTAGCTAAGGTTGGTActtcacctgtccaatttcttggtccaatgtgcattgcgtctcactctctcactaagcaaaatgtgagagcAAATACGCATTGGACAAagacattggacagatggaataccaccctaaggcaTATGTTATGTATAGCATTACATATTGTGTGGATACTTTGGATGTGGtatttcatatgaaaatattttgcgATGACATATACTATTTATATGTAGCAGTATAGTAGGTATACATACGTAGATGTTCTAGTCATCTATAAGCTAACTATTATTTTTGACTCAATAAACTACCTAGGTAAGGGTATATGTACTGGGATAACCAAGAAGCgagtgaaataaaataattagtaCAGTACTTAAATCTGCTAAATCCTCCATTATGAAAACGCATGAAACTAGCATGAAAAGAAAATGAAATCTTCCGCTCTTGACCTACCCCGACACTTACGTACAACAGTAAAGCGGCCGAGGCTAGCCAAGGACCTCGCACATTGTTCTACGTGTGAACACCGTAATCGCGAGGCTACCAGTTTAGGTAATAATGTATGCAAATGTATGATGTTATTAAATACTTAAggttattttattgtttatttaatatGCTGTAATTGTTTGCTAGAGGACACGCCTTGCGTAAATAATGAGAGCTATGGATTTACGTCCCAGATAGGTATTGTTTTggtttatttatgatttttaaataataattatctaaGTACTAGTAAGATGTAGTATGTactgtttgttttatttaatttttacacacttttatttagcttcatCGCGTATATTTGTATATACATACGAGCATATGTGCCGTTTAAAAATGTTGTAAGGTTGTAACATTGAACCACTTCACGGTGTTTGATTGACCTGAAATTTGGCATACTTCCGTATTtccgatgacaatgcaataatatgctAATATGGAGCAGATCTGATGATGCAGTCGGAAGGTAGCCAAAGGAACTCTTGGATGGAAAAATATAAACACAATGAGTTTAGAAAGGCTCTTTGAAAAGATCTCGAGAAGTGTTGGATAGaaagtacagtcggcaataaaagtgtataaaaacatttttgatgGTAACTTGTTTGAATCATAAGCTCAGTAAATTGTATGCAGTAGGTACGTAGTACGTAGGTACGTTATtagcttaaaaaataaaaaaaagaatttgaCTTTCACAGAGGATTGAATGTAATTAAGTAGAAATAGACATAACACAATATTGTAAAAAGGGAGTTGTTCCACATCTTTATCAAAACAAGCTTATCTATTAGTACAATTGTTACGTCAATCATACTTTATATTTCAttacattgtaaaaaaatacggAGGTACGTACGCCTGCTTCTAACATAAAAGCATAATTTGAAAAAAACTTAGGTACGTTCCGGGTTCTATGGTAAAGCCAGGTAAGaaataaatttcaataaaactcCCAGCCATATTAAATTAGTACCTAAACTTGAACGCATGGTGAGTTATAACTTTCAAAAGCGCGTATTTTATGTAATGAGTTATTACAAATCCGACCTTACGCTGCGTAAGTAAGTTCCATTTTTAAACAtacaaaaacaaacaaacagagTCCGTAATAGTTACTCAACGCCTGACGTGTTCGAAACAAATTACGCGTAAGTACGTTATCCCCATATAACTTCGTTCGAAGtcggaaatattttaaatgaagaACGCGTTGGTTAATGTATAAATGTGCGGCCGTAATTAAAAGTAAAGTTTGCAACGAGGTTGCGATAACAATGGGTtgtttatggttcgtaatgaagAGGCCTACGTGTCCtgattttgtattttaaaatgtttgaaCGTCATTGTAATAATAAAGTTTGCCATTATAATTAAAAGTCTGCTCGTTTTTTAAGTAAGAGTGCTGATCATTTCAGAAAAAAACATACGAAGAACCAAAACTGAAATAATTTAATAGTGGCCTTGTCATTTTATGGCATAGGACGTATAGTATGCAATCGTTAATATATTATCATATCATATATGATTCCAGCGTATAATAATTTAGGCGTCATATTTGTAATTTCTCTATGCTAAGTGATGGACACCAACGAGAAACTAGTATGAAATCTAATAATATAGGTAAGGAAAATTCCCTTATTTGACAAGCGActtttgacgtatcgtgttgatctcccgttgatgtgggaaataTCATGATATGGGAAGTTCTCGAATATGTATAatgtcaaaattttacattaGCAATCcatggttaggttaggtgacaaccaaaccaaaccgaaccaccccgaGTTCAAGTTGAGTTTTGTTTTGGTTACAACCAAAACCAAATGACACCAAATGATATTAACCACAGTTGATCGAATCAACATGCAgtaaaatcaacagttgatttaaCGTGGATGCGAAATTTGACAGTACAACTGTCAACAGGTATTGTTAAAATTTTTTGAACTGATCTTGTTCACTTAcctgtactaacaatggcattgttctattacaatcctattatccgcttttgttctcgtaggcgccaaccaatttacttacaaaataagttagaagtacattgcatgtatattgaattttaaaccttatttcttgTTGAATGGGGTTAAAATGGTCTAAAAAGATAATATCATATTCAATCTTTCGGAAAGTCACATGCACCTTAGCCACGACAGGTGTCGATGGttgttaaatgcaaaaaaagttgggttagccattatttagttagtgtattttgtagtttattggttaaagaaatagagtcgttaatctatactaacgtttcaaggcggttataatctgcttttactacgaggtgattatcctaatttgtggtttaccaCTCAATGGTATTGTATTCTTGAGACTCTTTGAGTAAACTAGCTCAGATCGCCTGATTCAGACtatacatgtcgaatttggcccaaggATAACGGATgcgtaaatagttatttattttacaaatggacaaagttgttgtttaacctatTGTCCTAATAAAACCGAGCAAGCgtaaaataacaaattaaagCACGAGTGTAGCGAGTGGTTCTAAAagtgtacaaataaataaaccaatGCGGGGAAAATACTAATTGTAACAAAGTATTGTCCAAAAGATTTAGATTAAGCAATCAACATTAGCATGTTTTCTCATAAGTTTTCGAGCATCCCCTTACGAGCtgatggtgtggtgaaaaatacgTTTTACGGCTATATTACGCTCCATTGTggaattgtaggtacctatccaTTTTCACCATAAATCAAGGTAGGAATATACCATTGTCTGCTATTTGTTTGTCAACAACTTCGTGGCATTTCGGGCGGTAGTTTGAAAACAAGCATTATTTTGGTTCTCtcgccaagcaaaatgaaaaaaaaaagtgtaaaaGCTCACTCGCAACCAATGGCGGCTTGTTAAAAATGAAAAGTCTATTTTTTGTGAGAGGCAATGCACTAAAAGGGCACAATCGTGTCATAGCACGATGCGACGTCGTCTAAAAGCATACGTAGACTTGAACTAAAATACTGAGGAGACGTATAAATAAGTATAGGTACTGTGCTGCTTATACTTTATACAGTGAACTGAACTTTTAACTGTGAGTTAAACGTACGACCCGTATGCTCGCAAATTGACGAAGTTGAGCGCGCGAATTAAAAATTTCCAACTTATGCCACTTCTCGTGGGggtcattttaaattttagtgTAAATACACGTCCATGCGATGCATGCGATATGACTATTTAGGGGTTTATTTACTTTTACATTTGCAGGAAAAGGtgtaaacttttattttagCCACTAGAATACCTACGCCTCGTCTAAATTTTAGGTCTATCAGTTAGTTTAATGACGCATTTGGGTTCATTCGCTGTATTTAGTAGTCTATTAATTAACTAGGTcagaaataaatgaatgattGATGTGAAATGTGATACCATGGGAAAGAAAAAGTACATCATGAGAAGGAATAAATTGTACACGCTCCTCTCGCTTGCAAATGAACAGATATTAATGATATTTTCCATTAATGTACTTTGAACATAACATATTA
The sequence above is drawn from the Cydia fagiglandana chromosome 7, ilCydFagi1.1, whole genome shotgun sequence genome and encodes:
- the LOC134665821 gene encoding methylcytosine dioxygenase TET-like isoform X2 → MSEALRSEAGADAHLPPFSTFVGDMAENEQRILAADARLLDPGWEYYERGDAVSVIASQAQYRPWESMPITVGAKDAILRAGFSSPLDYQSVTLQPINKLPSFQSQFQTFPETTVIPETGLPSVTPVPVTASPTPSASPSQLTQLTQLTTPSSPAHLTTLAQVTPLSTTLTTLSPVNATTFHTLTAVNARSYPIVPAPLQARELAPAGQAYIDDRHIQLYQPNIATINAFPTQNGILHQNGTILHQNGSLLQNIQSPTVVHVLKNEPFDMKSLQEKYTPNGLHHSNFQNPMLIDSGYEKKNGFGNGSSPTRSDFRKKERRKMRANSSESDGSNMEMGSESSGQVAAVSSTAGFKSPLHGAPPMSTGPMDLDDISSEKQTKKKRKRCGECIGCQRKDNCGDCAPCRNDKSHQICKQRRCEKLTEKKVLQDIKSYRGRKPLGGTAGVPGPPGVAVPGVPGLSPGVPAAASPSPAPQAPAAPSPAPATTPGMKQEHPSQPMAPMPFYAGDPNRFPTTWQTDPSQGWQNQFIQQLPTQTGQTTLDYQGNHTAYATSPHYQANATYTVQNVATTFDVTNNTYYQAGVQAVPAQRPPSTRAYTPVPSPRAPHYPEYQQQYAQQAATPGVTGGNDSRPASAASYQSAVPTTSAPVYSVSQQTYERTDYQEHSEEYNGENGTGESSNDTERQENTPNGQHSGNAEPGYLQGSSGPRASLDCSGYPGGYNGGHQYRENGQSQQQQQQQQQQQQQQQQQQQQQQQQQQQQQQQDWQQRQWQHNQRINQQMQNQQLQNQQMQNQQLQNQQMQNQVIQNQQQIQNQQQLQNQQQQIQNQQHIQNQQQMQNHQNQHMQQQREDAEQQLFSQSDRVNLNSRLKTMILNKQSHARDGSGTPPDKGDPGEGPPRPLDERKGGAVAVNDDRNTTGHFLSYSHHLRDNYRLGEQYPAAGNYSQNAHAYGASEFGGGGHHVWEGGTEVPRGYDKHAKNAKTQKLPSYADVREQYGYPSAPYEAQKYAEMYGSDSLSYNQTDSKDFQSKMVIGPVSEMNQQNCAPARDTNAQTRNYDQREYDAKFRHPSAPLIPKLETPDSYQYPKDDRLKDQSRLPHNVNPNYCKSKEMSNPYREYPNGIARSQSTVLPPISTIKQENFGQKAQNYQNFQNYPYERRQEAEVYPRLQKNMGFQKYNRNYIEQQKQAKEFENRVNIERASEPKPPYYIEQIKSEHSPPGHKIYKNLSYNVPKSHEPYMYPGDGGPVSINNEIGYSCCRQGSTKKPPPEHLRDGACPGLQTKDEILEDDPEEKDPKKPPTPNPDISKAKENQFNYSKEYLENLERLRNNSRTEVPDCNCFSADKNPPEPGSYYTHLGAAATLAELRKELEGRTGLSGKELRIEKVCYTGKEGKSAQGCPMAKWVIRRSSYTEKVLVVVKCRAGHKCPTTWIVVCLVAWEGIPQSEADLDYTLLSHKLNRYGLPTTRRCATNENRTCACQGLDPESCGASYSFGCSWSMYYNGCKYARSKTVRKFRLSVKTEESEIEERMHVLATLLSPLYMNLAPKSFENQCQFEKEASDCRLGFKPGRPFSGVTACIDFCAHAHRDLHNMNNGCTAVVTLARHRSLSKPNDEQLHVLPLYVLDTTDEFGSRDAQEEKIKSGALEVLDKYPMEVRVRSVPLQPCRRHGKKRKDEEATDANNTNGSQPSPNGQKKPILPTAPRTPQPPDASPRSQHSASPRASTPALTHSSPSPFTNNSFNSAFNPMHNSPGLMNPNLSNPALLDMASMIDNFTDAQLQSNQISSTVLDSPYNSYEQNYNLHHQNAMYPNHVNNPPPVENCQNPNPDELPGFASGLQKRDQFPNPPNGDQMNPSQNQWPDFAGAEMFSNVVKEDPDSTTAHLNVPPNNYSPDSNRSETNSDTLSQKNPAETDKNSLIADLAQKLPDFDMPSSARLTEISQKSQSTPASPAPSQVPELKSPNNNTELNASLESRKSVWKSPESKNWDPSKTKEPTTPENENSLFRIPKARPPSRSQHVNPVEGMENTTFLKPYPPSDRTPLAQGYEHRSPYDNRSPNNTAPQTATSQANYTISHDDNQNMTAANKPAEFSGSNFQAVNQQTYGNQAPIQGYGNYPQVANAYSFPTNPYGHFNPYENTYNDYNSLAYYNAEKYKREELLRNPHCYNSYGYQYNPNFAPNFYQNPSPNWCQSSPNWCLYPPPFSIPYPPEPPKAEPIGEVTEVTDNLECFKDGQMGGVAIALGHGSVLFECAKHEMHSTTSVRTPNRMNPTRISLVFYQHRNLNRPKHGLEEWEEKMRLKKLGLTPTPGSAGSAPSSRAGTPGAEPAAGKRRPAVPGGYGSLAALVEATAAARRAGHVLLRAATNTTTSWTTLFPMHGCTVTGPYQESAT